A stretch of DNA from Thiothrix subterranea:
CAAAACATTGGAGAGATACGATTATGCATACACGTTACCGCGTTCTGGCTGGCACTATGGCTGGCGTTTTGATTGGTGTCACCACCAGCATCAGCCTCAATGTGTTCGCCTTCCGGCAAACCGTTGAAAACCAACCTCCGCTGGATGAGCTGCAACAATTTTCCGAGGTCTACACCCGCATCAAGGAAAATTATGTTGAAGAGGTCAAGGACAAAGACCTGATGACCAATGCCATTCGGGGAATGCTTAGCAACCTCGACCCGCATTCCGCTTATCTGGATGAAGAAGAATTCAAGGAATTGCAAGTCGGCACTAGCGGTGAATTCGGTGGCTTGGGTATCGAAGTCGGCATGGAAGACGGCTTTGTCAAAGTAATCTCCCCGATTGACGATACTCCCGCGCAAAAAGCCGGTTTGCAAGCGGGCGACTTAATCATTCGTCTCGATGAAACCCCCGTGAAAGGCATGACGCTAAACGATGCCGTCAAACTGATGCGCGGCAAACCGGGTAGCAATATCGACCTCATGATCGTGCGTGAAGGCAAAGACAAACCGTTCAAAGTAAGCCTGAAGCGCGACATTATTCAGGTTAAAAGCGTCAAGCAACGCCTGTTAGAACCGGGTTATGGTTATGTGCGCATCACCAGCTTCCAAGCCAAAACCACGGAATCTTTATTAGAAGGTATCGAAACCCTCAAAAAGGAAAACAAAGATAAGCTACGCGGCTTAGTACTTGACCTGCGCAATAACCCCGGTGGCGTTTTGAATGCAGCCGTGGGCGTATCCGATGCCTTTTTGGAATCCGGTAAAATTGTTTACACCGAAGGGCGCGTGGAAGATGCCAAAATGGAATACAGCGCCAACAAAGGCGACGCCATTGATAACGCCCCAATCGTGGTGCTGGTTA
This window harbors:
- a CDS encoding S41 family peptidase: MHTRYRVLAGTMAGVLIGVTTSISLNVFAFRQTVENQPPLDELQQFSEVYTRIKENYVEEVKDKDLMTNAIRGMLSNLDPHSAYLDEEEFKELQVGTSGEFGGLGIEVGMEDGFVKVISPIDDTPAQKAGLQAGDLIIRLDETPVKGMTLNDAVKLMRGKPGSNIDLMIVREGKDKPFKVSLKRDIIQVKSVKQRLLEPGYGYVRITSFQAKTTESLLEGIETLKKENKDKLRGLVLDLRNNPGGVLNAAVGVSDAFLESGKIVYTEGRVEDAKMEYSANKGDAIDNAPIVVLVNQGSASASEIVAGALKDHKRALIVGQKTFGKGSVQTVLQLDEKTAVKLTTARYFTPSGRSIQAEGIMPDIELKALKVKGEEETDDTLDPVSEANLSKHLSNPNGTDKTESKPAEKASEPAPAKTDEKADEKTDKAIEADKAKSPLAEDDYQLFEALNILKGMDLVQTRLKPEATTVEADKGKVM